One window of the Solibacillus isronensis genome contains the following:
- a CDS encoding serine protease, translating to MKVEKIEEEINELKTHLAVLEKSLKEIQQNCDHHFKGNQYHEKCIKCNKVNVLYY from the coding sequence ATGAAGGTCGAAAAAATCGAAGAGGAAATTAATGAACTCAAAACTCACCTTGCTGTTTTGGAGAAAAGTTTAAAAGAAATCCAGCAAAATTGTGATCATCATTTTAAGGGAAATCAATATCATGAAAAATGTATCAAATGTAATAAAGTAAATGTTTTATATTATTAG
- a CDS encoding 4-aminobutyrate aminotransferase → MDDMIGFAVVGIIIAYLIYALINQVIETKHSVSGVGSPMIRKQLVRKNIVMSVALLGILVFYTLNILSVIASFIPVSNNLTVLGTLLSFVVYFYARIVMKPKQVNHSRNLYN, encoded by the coding sequence ATGGATGATATGATTGGGTTTGCAGTAGTTGGAATCATTATTGCATATTTAATTTATGCTTTAATTAATCAAGTTATAGAGACAAAGCACAGCGTTAGCGGTGTGGGCAGTCCGATGATTCGTAAACAATTAGTAAGAAAAAATATAGTGATGTCAGTTGCGTTACTTGGAATCCTAGTATTTTACACGTTAAATATCTTGAGTGTGATCGCTTCCTTTATTCCAGTATCAAACAACTTGACGGTACTCGGGACTTTGTTGAGTTTTGTTGTCTATTTTTATGCAAGGATAGTAATGAAACCAAAGCAGGTTAATCACAGTAGGAATTTATATAATTAA
- a CDS encoding alpha/beta fold hydrolase: MIQKTIKRNNVHILGKGKKPLLFAAGFGCDQTVWNDVSPAFEEDYQVILFDYVGFGNSDITAFDLEKYGELSGYVQDLLDICEALDLKDAVFVGHSVSSMIGLLASLSKPEYFSQLIMIAPSPSYINDPPYYGGFEMKDLLNLMDLMEKNYIGWANAFSITLLNNTAKAGVSKDLEDRFCSTDPLFANTFAKACFFTDNRKQIPKATVPSLILQCTEDVIAPRVVGEYLHEHMPNSTIAFMNAIGHCPHMSDPEETIQLIKNYLLEQSVPLIGEGVGNLNG, encoded by the coding sequence ATGATCCAAAAAACGATAAAGCGGAATAACGTACATATTCTTGGAAAAGGGAAAAAACCATTACTATTCGCTGCTGGGTTCGGATGTGACCAAACGGTATGGAATGATGTTTCTCCTGCTTTTGAAGAGGATTATCAAGTGATTTTATTTGATTATGTCGGGTTCGGTAATTCAGATATTACAGCTTTCGACCTTGAAAAATATGGAGAACTGTCCGGTTACGTGCAGGATCTATTAGATATTTGTGAAGCTCTCGATTTAAAGGATGCTGTTTTTGTCGGTCACTCGGTAAGCAGTATGATCGGTTTATTGGCTTCTTTATCGAAACCGGAATATTTTTCACAACTGATCATGATCGCTCCATCACCAAGTTATATTAACGATCCCCCATATTACGGTGGGTTTGAAATGAAAGACTTGCTCAATTTAATGGACCTAATGGAAAAGAATTATATTGGTTGGGCAAATGCCTTCTCGATTACATTATTAAATAATACAGCAAAAGCAGGCGTTTCAAAAGATTTGGAGGATCGCTTCTGTTCAACAGATCCTTTATTTGCGAATACGTTTGCAAAGGCTTGCTTCTTTACCGATAACCGCAAACAGATTCCAAAAGCTACTGTCCCGTCACTTATTTTACAATGTACGGAAGATGTCATCGCGCCAAGGGTAGTTGGCGAGTACTTACATGAGCATATGCCGAACAGTACGATTGCCTTTATGAATGCAATCGGTCACTGTCCGCATATGAGCGACCCGGAGGAAACAATTCAATTAATTAAAAATTATTTATTGGAGCAATCTGTTCCACTTATCGGTGAGGGCGTGGGAAATTTAAATGGATGA
- a CDS encoding SpoIIE family protein phosphatase: protein MDELIENAPCGFITLSSEGEILTINKTLLNLLHYQTSEHLIGKHFNVLLSPSSQIFCQLYLVPLIKVKDAVEEMFLTLLTVMKEEVPILLNASVQDNNQLICIIFPIRNRSALEDALINARKMTEDAYLEKEQALLELERKQQDLVEANQINTKIMRETERDLQIAKKIQETALTKDIINDNIQILSYYHASKALSGDIFGFYQITPQKYGIILLDVMGHGVSSALITMSLQSMFQKLISQEAAPERVLQELDQYLHELFQNNQDAWHYCTAIYLTIDISTQAIEYINAGHPPAILQEVNGAQHELGATNPPLGLFENILYKSRTFHYKSGTRILLYTDGVSETFELNTLNHLLHDTIWSPLVKTKETIQHALENKENIYSKYNHDDQCFILVEL from the coding sequence ATGGATGAACTCATAGAAAACGCTCCGTGCGGGTTTATCACTTTATCTTCAGAAGGCGAAATTCTTACTATCAACAAGACTTTGCTGAATTTGCTGCACTATCAAACATCTGAGCACCTTATTGGGAAGCATTTTAATGTGCTGTTATCTCCTTCCTCTCAAATTTTTTGTCAGCTATATTTAGTACCTCTGATTAAAGTGAAGGACGCTGTAGAGGAAATGTTCCTAACATTACTAACTGTAATGAAAGAAGAAGTTCCTATATTATTAAACGCATCTGTACAGGATAATAATCAGCTGATCTGTATTATTTTCCCGATCCGTAATCGCAGTGCATTGGAAGACGCGCTCATTAACGCCAGAAAAATGACGGAAGATGCTTATTTAGAAAAAGAGCAGGCCCTTTTGGAATTAGAAAGAAAGCAACAGGATCTCGTTGAGGCCAATCAGATCAATACGAAAATCATGCGGGAAACGGAACGTGATTTACAGATTGCCAAAAAAATTCAGGAAACTGCATTAACGAAAGACATCATCAATGACAATATTCAGATTCTGTCCTATTATCATGCATCCAAAGCATTATCCGGCGATATTTTCGGTTTTTATCAAATAACGCCGCAAAAATACGGCATTATTTTACTGGATGTTATGGGGCACGGGGTATCATCTGCTTTAATCACGATGTCTCTTCAATCGATGTTCCAGAAGTTAATATCGCAGGAAGCCGCACCTGAAAGGGTATTACAGGAGCTGGATCAGTACTTGCACGAATTATTTCAAAACAATCAGGATGCCTGGCACTACTGCACAGCAATTTATCTGACTATCGATATCAGCACACAGGCGATCGAATATATTAATGCCGGCCACCCTCCTGCTATTTTACAGGAAGTCAATGGTGCCCAACATGAGCTCGGTGCAACAAACCCGCCATTAGGCTTGTTTGAAAACATTTTGTATAAATCAAGAACATTCCATTATAAGAGTGGGACAAGAATACTTCTGTATACAGATGGGGTTTCCGAAACGTTTGAGTTAAATACTTTGAATCATTTACTGCACGATACAATTTGGAGTCCATTGGTAAAGACAAAAGAGACCATTCAACATGCGCTCGAAAACAAAGAAAATATTTATAGTAAATATAATCATGATGACCAATGTTTTATATTGGTTGAATTATAA
- a CDS encoding PadR family transcriptional regulator, protein MSIQIYILSKLTEGENYPYKLKKKLSEPIPFDKMGNLTESKLYYHFESLTKQGLVEPREIIKEDHRPDKQVFAITDKGREQLPNKIYELFEKAKNISEMLVGIMFLQHVENARVIPILEKKLEVLKEKQEQFQVIYNQIQIDDSMRDQVDFVHSYYSNNIANELHWLEKLISKMKDIKE, encoded by the coding sequence ATGTCGATTCAAATATATATTTTAAGTAAGTTAACAGAAGGGGAAAATTATCCTTATAAGTTGAAAAAGAAATTATCGGAGCCAATTCCGTTCGATAAAATGGGCAATTTAACAGAAAGTAAACTTTATTACCATTTTGAATCCCTAACAAAGCAAGGACTTGTCGAACCACGTGAGATCATTAAAGAAGATCATCGTCCAGACAAGCAAGTTTTTGCGATTACTGACAAGGGTCGTGAACAACTGCCGAACAAGATTTATGAACTATTTGAAAAGGCGAAAAATATTTCAGAAATGCTTGTAGGCATCATGTTTTTACAACATGTGGAAAATGCTCGCGTCATCCCTATTTTAGAGAAAAAACTTGAAGTGTTAAAAGAGAAACAAGAACAATTTCAGGTAATTTACAACCAAATCCAAATAGACGATTCAATGAGAGATCAAGTTGATTTTGTCCATTCTTATTATTCAAATAACATTGCGAATGAATTACACTGGTTAGAAAAGCTTATCAGCAAAATGAAGGACATTAAAGAATAA
- a CDS encoding YhgE/Pip domain-containing protein has protein sequence MKFKQFTRLQGFGASVFMGIFYAVAMLLIFLLGYTALPGNMDELKIALVNDDKGEAGTQIADQLAESLPFEITTNISNEKALDKLGDNKYALVIHIPESFSENAQSGKPAQIDFTVNEASATMVSSSMKSVVTEINDQLSASFSTQTAKGVLLNMNVPEEQADAIAAQIDQAYVGNYVIMNDIPDGMHNNMLPMFLTMACYVGAMIAAMQLVQAFNQSKGKASRAKLFGYVQLSALIIAIVSSIFAVGIAFLIADLDIDAIFKIYGQQVLLYMVAFNFCAIFTFLIGEAGMILNIPVLLSQTIANGATMPRDMMYSYFDIVSYITPMYHSVQSYFAVMFGSTEQAPFLWGLVLVGVVAVLINALIVTFIHKKVPVEKSVDVPKNVSVNVAHQS, from the coding sequence ATGAAATTTAAACAGTTTACACGTTTACAAGGTTTTGGTGCTTCGGTCTTTATGGGTATTTTCTATGCGGTCGCAATGCTATTAATCTTCTTACTAGGTTACACGGCATTACCCGGCAATATGGATGAACTGAAAATTGCACTTGTAAATGATGACAAAGGTGAAGCAGGAACTCAAATTGCAGATCAGCTAGCAGAAAGTTTACCATTTGAAATCACAACTAATATTTCAAATGAAAAAGCACTAGATAAATTAGGGGACAACAAATATGCGTTAGTCATTCACATCCCGGAAAGCTTTTCTGAGAATGCACAATCCGGTAAGCCAGCTCAAATCGATTTCACAGTGAATGAAGCAAGTGCCACAATGGTATCATCTTCAATGAAGTCAGTCGTAACAGAAATTAATGACCAATTAAGTGCAAGCTTTTCCACACAAACTGCTAAAGGCGTTCTTCTTAACATGAATGTACCTGAAGAGCAGGCAGATGCAATTGCAGCACAAATTGACCAGGCTTATGTAGGTAACTATGTTATCATGAACGATATACCAGATGGAATGCACAACAACATGTTACCGATGTTCTTAACAATGGCTTGTTATGTAGGGGCTATGATTGCAGCGATGCAGTTAGTACAAGCCTTCAATCAAAGCAAAGGAAAAGCATCAAGAGCGAAACTTTTCGGTTATGTACAATTATCAGCACTTATCATTGCCATTGTTTCATCTATTTTCGCAGTAGGTATTGCATTCTTAATTGCAGACTTAGATATAGATGCTATTTTCAAAATTTACGGCCAGCAAGTATTGCTATACATGGTTGCCTTTAACTTCTGTGCAATCTTCACATTCTTAATTGGTGAAGCAGGGATGATTTTAAATATTCCGGTATTACTGTCACAAACAATTGCCAATGGAGCAACAATGCCACGTGATATGATGTACAGCTATTTCGATATCGTAAGCTATATCACACCAATGTATCATTCAGTGCAATCTTACTTTGCAGTAATGTTCGGTTCAACGGAGCAAGCACCATTCCTATGGGGCTTAGTGTTAGTAGGTGTAGTTGCAGTACTGATTAATGCATTAATCGTTACATTTATACACAAAAAAGTTCCTGTAGAAAAATCTGTAGATGTACCTAAAAATGTATCGGTAAATGTAGCACATCAATCTTAA
- a CDS encoding phospholipase D family protein: MKKVQKKWDSWSRRKKVISVLILLLILLYIGVMLWHTYKPLPKGISYEGELHKTDNIEMITDLTYAQDQDGTDRKHDNHIFDEVYTLIDEAEQFVVMDFFLMDGYFDEKEDFPKIADSLSDKLAEKKKNNPDMPVIFITDPLNKGYGSYETPWFKKMREAGVEIVYTDLEPLRDSTPIYSGLYRLFFQWFDHEDKGWIGNAMSSKAPKMTASSYLELLNVKANHRKAAVSEKEAIITSSNPHDASGFHGNLALKVTGPVINDILEAEEAVSLMSDGPKLPRAEIPQQDDGQYAVQYLTEKKVLDALLEDLEETKEGDKIWVGMFFIAQRGIVNALTDAVNRGVEVNMILDPNENSFGQEKSGLPNRPVVNELLEDTNEQINIRWYNTVVGQYHTKAIWIQTAEQTIISSGSSNYTERTLDNYNLENNVRILAPNDSALVLDMERYFERLWKNEDALYTVDVEEYQDTMSWWQRWIYSAQKAVKVTTY; encoded by the coding sequence ATGAAAAAAGTTCAGAAGAAATGGGACAGCTGGAGTCGCAGAAAAAAGGTTATAAGCGTTCTTATACTTCTTTTGATTTTGCTATATATAGGGGTAATGTTATGGCATACATATAAACCGTTGCCGAAAGGTATTTCCTATGAAGGGGAATTACATAAAACAGACAATATTGAAATGATCACGGATTTAACTTATGCGCAAGACCAAGATGGAACGGATCGAAAACATGATAATCATATATTTGATGAAGTTTATACATTGATTGATGAAGCCGAACAGTTTGTCGTGATGGATTTCTTTTTGATGGATGGGTATTTCGATGAAAAAGAAGATTTCCCGAAAATCGCGGATAGCCTCTCTGACAAGCTTGCCGAGAAAAAGAAAAACAATCCCGATATGCCGGTTATTTTTATCACCGATCCGCTAAATAAGGGCTATGGCTCTTATGAAACGCCGTGGTTCAAGAAGATGCGTGAAGCCGGGGTAGAAATTGTTTATACGGATTTAGAACCACTAAGGGATTCCACGCCGATCTATTCGGGCTTATATCGATTATTTTTTCAATGGTTCGACCACGAAGATAAAGGATGGATTGGCAATGCCATGTCGAGCAAAGCGCCAAAAATGACCGCATCTTCCTATTTGGAACTGCTCAATGTAAAAGCCAATCACCGCAAAGCAGCCGTTTCGGAAAAGGAAGCGATTATCACATCGTCAAACCCACATGATGCAAGTGGCTTCCATGGAAATCTTGCTTTGAAAGTAACGGGGCCAGTCATAAACGATATTCTGGAGGCAGAAGAAGCGGTGTCGCTCATGTCGGACGGTCCAAAATTGCCGAGGGCGGAGATTCCCCAGCAAGATGACGGTCAGTATGCTGTACAATATTTGACCGAGAAGAAAGTTTTGGACGCCTTGCTTGAAGATCTGGAGGAGACAAAAGAAGGAGATAAAATTTGGGTTGGCATGTTCTTTATTGCCCAGCGCGGCATTGTGAACGCTTTAACAGATGCAGTAAACCGTGGTGTGGAAGTGAATATGATACTAGATCCAAACGAAAACTCATTTGGCCAGGAAAAGTCCGGTCTGCCGAATCGGCCGGTTGTGAACGAGCTGCTTGAGGATACAAATGAACAAATTAACATTCGTTGGTACAATACCGTAGTTGGCCAATACCATACAAAAGCCATTTGGATTCAAACAGCGGAACAAACAATCATTTCAAGCGGTTCTTCCAACTATACGGAACGAACATTGGATAATTACAATTTAGAGAATAATGTACGAATCCTCGCTCCAAATGATAGCGCGCTCGTATTGGATATGGAACGATATTTTGAACGACTTTGGAAAAATGAAGATGCGCTCTACACTGTGGATGTAGAGGAATATCAGGATACCATGTCCTGGTGGCAGCGCTGGATTTACTCGGCTCAAAAAGCAGTTAAGGTAACTACTTATTAA
- a CDS encoding DUF2294 domain-containing protein, with amino-acid sequence MDKTKGALEAEISKVLTNWEKSYLGRGSVSVKSDILRDMVVVVLGGVLTPAEYAVCQDKEGLLSVKKMRNSLVESGVEEIKEAILTITGLEVVSFYSDLSTITGERIMVFKLSEDLQSKL; translated from the coding sequence ATGGATAAAACAAAAGGTGCTCTTGAAGCCGAAATCAGTAAAGTGTTAACGAATTGGGAGAAAAGTTATCTAGGGCGCGGTTCCGTATCGGTTAAATCAGATATCTTGCGGGATATGGTGGTTGTTGTGTTAGGCGGGGTCTTAACACCTGCTGAATATGCAGTATGCCAAGATAAAGAGGGCCTATTATCAGTCAAAAAAATGCGAAATAGCTTGGTGGAATCGGGTGTAGAAGAAATAAAAGAAGCAATTCTAACCATAACAGGTCTGGAAGTGGTGAGTTTTTATAGTGATTTGAGCACAATAACTGGGGAACGCATTATGGTCTTTAAGCTTTCAGAGGATTTGCAAAGTAAATTATGA
- a CDS encoding multidrug transporter, which translates to MDKSKTSVPHLDTKLKNHIEVFDNEIHLNIKETIAKNKEIIEKNREILSLKLADDLKKVTE; encoded by the coding sequence ATGGATAAGAGTAAGACATCAGTACCTCACTTAGATACAAAACTAAAAAACCATATTGAAGTTTTCGATAATGAAATCCATCTAAATATAAAGGAAACGATAGCTAAAAATAAGGAAATAATAGAGAAAAATCGTGAAATTCTATCCCTTAAATTGGCTGACGATTTAAAAAAAGTAACAGAATGA
- a CDS encoding asparaginase, whose protein sequence is MEKGQKRMNQLLAPILAALLIISMFTPSTFARAEELVEKKPVVTVIATGGTIGSLGTSRVSYLSYGQSRIAVEDMVKYISPEVSQYADVKTIQFGNKGSGSYSIDEFRELSLLIDETLKTSDGVVVTTGTDTMEEFAYWFDLTVQNQKPVVLTGAMRPWGNANGDVTIGGDGPINLLNAIKLAASQNTYCYGTVLMLNDEIHAAREVTKTNTYRTDTFQSGEYGILGYIDGDNINVERAPARVKACNTEAWATPFDLAEVKDKELPRVEIAYTYQMAGGEVIEAFANAGVKGIVTAGTGAGGTSSLQSTARKAAAEKGIVFASTSRVGSGEVYGGSGNIIAAGDLLAQKARLLLLLGLTFSDDTQQIRTWFETIGNRNFTTK, encoded by the coding sequence ATGGAAAAAGGTCAAAAACGTATGAATCAATTGTTAGCACCAATTTTAGCTGCATTATTAATTATTTCAATGTTTACCCCCTCAACATTTGCACGTGCAGAAGAATTAGTCGAGAAAAAACCAGTAGTAACAGTTATTGCAACAGGCGGGACAATTGGCTCGTTAGGTACATCTCGAGTGAGTTATTTAAGTTACGGCCAATCTCGTATTGCCGTTGAAGATATGGTTAAATATATTTCTCCGGAAGTTTCACAATATGCAGACGTAAAAACAATTCAATTTGGAAACAAAGGATCAGGCTCCTACTCAATCGATGAATTCCGTGAATTATCATTATTAATTGATGAAACTTTAAAAACTTCTGATGGTGTTGTTGTAACGACAGGTACAGACACAATGGAAGAGTTTGCTTATTGGTTCGATTTAACAGTACAAAACCAAAAACCAGTTGTTTTAACAGGGGCGATGCGTCCTTGGGGGAATGCAAATGGCGATGTAACAATTGGTGGCGATGGACCAATCAACTTATTAAATGCGATTAAATTAGCAGCTAGTCAAAACACATATTGCTACGGCACAGTATTAATGTTAAATGATGAAATTCATGCAGCACGTGAAGTTACAAAGACAAACACATACCGTACAGATACATTCCAAAGCGGTGAATATGGTATTTTAGGTTATATTGACGGTGACAACATTAACGTAGAACGTGCTCCAGCTCGTGTTAAAGCATGTAATACTGAAGCGTGGGCAACACCTTTTGACTTAGCAGAAGTAAAAGATAAAGAATTACCACGTGTTGAAATCGCATATACGTACCAAATGGCTGGTGGGGAAGTAATTGAAGCATTTGCAAATGCAGGTGTTAAAGGAATCGTAACAGCTGGTACAGGTGCAGGTGGAACTTCTTCTTTACAATCTACAGCACGTAAAGCTGCGGCAGAAAAAGGAATCGTTTTTGCTTCTACAAGCCGTGTAGGTTCGGGTGAAGTGTACGGTGGATCAGGTAATATTATTGCTGCAGGGGACTTACTAGCACAAAAAGCACGTTTATTGCTTTTATTGGGCTTAACATTCTCTGATGATACACAGCAAATTCGTACATGGTTTGAAACTATTGGTAACCGAAATTTTACAACGAAATAA
- a CDS encoding amidohydrolase, with the protein MANIFDILEQHYDEMVAIRRYLHQNPELSHEEVETPKYIAEYHRALGHEVREGVGGRGVVATLRGGKPGKTVALRADFDALAIQEQNDVSYKSKVDGRMHACGHDGHTASLLVLAKALNKIQDEIQGNVVFIHQFGEEIAPGGATAMIEDGCLDGVDVIFGQHLWAPVEQGKIAVCEGPLMAAADAFYITIKGKGGHGAKPQETKDSIYIGSQFVVNAQQILGRRISPVKPAVVSVCHFEALNPFNVIADSVKIKGTVRVFDEGTRDQIERELEDVLKAACLVMKADYDYDYVRGYSAVINDRETTRFFIEQAKETPGVEEVVICEPEMGGEDFAYYLEKVPGTFYFTGARDPEKEEAYPHHHPKFDIDERALLVAANTLAKATLEYLKKHS; encoded by the coding sequence ATGGCGAATATATTTGACATACTAGAACAGCACTATGATGAAATGGTAGCGATTCGTCGTTACTTGCACCAAAATCCGGAGCTTTCACATGAAGAGGTGGAAACACCGAAATATATTGCAGAGTACCATCGTGCGCTTGGACATGAAGTACGTGAAGGTGTAGGGGGACGCGGGGTAGTTGCTACATTACGCGGTGGAAAACCTGGTAAAACGGTTGCGCTACGTGCGGATTTCGATGCACTGGCGATTCAAGAGCAAAATGATGTTTCTTATAAATCGAAGGTAGATGGCAGAATGCATGCATGTGGTCATGACGGGCATACGGCGTCACTGCTTGTATTGGCAAAAGCACTGAACAAAATCCAGGATGAGATTCAAGGAAATGTTGTATTCATCCACCAATTTGGTGAAGAAATTGCGCCGGGTGGAGCGACTGCAATGATTGAAGATGGCTGCCTGGACGGGGTGGATGTTATTTTCGGTCAGCATTTATGGGCACCGGTAGAGCAGGGGAAAATCGCTGTTTGCGAAGGGCCGTTAATGGCTGCAGCAGATGCCTTCTACATTACGATTAAAGGGAAGGGCGGACACGGAGCTAAACCACAGGAAACGAAAGACTCGATTTACATCGGTTCACAGTTTGTTGTGAATGCCCAGCAAATTTTAGGTCGTCGTATTAGTCCAGTGAAACCGGCAGTTGTTTCGGTTTGTCACTTTGAAGCATTAAACCCATTCAACGTTATTGCCGATTCGGTAAAAATTAAAGGAACGGTTCGTGTATTTGACGAAGGAACGCGTGACCAAATTGAGCGTGAGCTGGAAGATGTCCTGAAGGCGGCATGCTTAGTGATGAAGGCTGATTACGATTATGATTATGTGCGCGGCTATTCGGCTGTTATTAATGATCGCGAGACGACGAGATTCTTCATCGAACAGGCTAAAGAAACGCCGGGTGTTGAAGAAGTAGTCATTTGTGAACCGGAAATGGGCGGGGAAGACTTTGCCTATTATTTAGAAAAAGTACCGGGAACATTCTACTTCACAGGTGCACGCGATCCTGAGAAAGAAGAAGCGTACCCGCACCACCATCCAAAGTTCGATATTGATGAGCGTGCACTTTTAGTTGCTGCAAACACACTTGCAAAGGCGACGTTGGAGTATTTAAAGAAACATTCTTAA
- a CDS encoding AbgT family transporter, with product MESKVGKKKLVDRFLDGIERAGNKLPDPVTLFVILAFFVLALSFVLSKLGVSAVKPGTEETIEVINLLNREGLIQIVTNMVSNFTGFAPLGIVVVTMIGIGVAENSGLISALMKKTVLSAPKKIILPVILLTGLVGNVAADAAFIILPPIAAMIFMSVGRNPLVGLIATYAAIAGGFSANLIISSLDVLLLGITQTSAQLVDPTYTGLATMNYYFLIVSTFVLVVVATWVTGKFVEPRFGKYSGKIEVAEPLTALENKGLRWAGVVTLAYIIVMAILVVPESGLLRNPEDNGFLNSPFMTGIVPIMLFFFLLPGLTYGIVTKKVKSDRDVAEQMFKSIGDLSSFIVLAFVASQMIAYFGWSNIGPILAIKGAEFLQNMNFTGAPMFIGFIIICAFINLLIASASAKWALLAPIFVPMFMYLNYSPAVTQMAYRVGDSITNPITPMLAYFAILLAFARRYDKNIGIGTLISALLPYSVFFAIMWIVLFAIWFLLGLPLGPGDGIYLK from the coding sequence ATGGAGAGTAAAGTTGGTAAGAAAAAATTGGTTGATAGGTTTCTAGACGGAATCGAACGAGCGGGGAATAAGCTTCCCGATCCGGTTACATTATTCGTCATTTTAGCGTTCTTTGTACTTGCGCTATCATTTGTTTTATCAAAACTTGGGGTTTCTGCTGTTAAGCCAGGAACTGAAGAAACGATTGAAGTTATCAATCTATTGAACCGTGAAGGACTTATTCAAATTGTTACAAACATGGTTAGTAACTTTACTGGATTTGCGCCACTTGGTATCGTGGTCGTGACAATGATCGGTATTGGGGTAGCTGAAAACAGTGGCTTAATATCGGCATTAATGAAAAAGACAGTTTTAAGTGCTCCTAAAAAAATCATCTTGCCTGTTATTTTACTGACAGGTCTTGTCGGGAATGTTGCCGCAGACGCAGCCTTCATTATATTACCTCCAATTGCCGCAATGATTTTCATGAGTGTTGGACGAAATCCGCTAGTTGGGTTAATCGCTACTTATGCAGCAATTGCCGGTGGATTCAGTGCAAACCTTATCATTTCGTCTTTAGACGTATTATTACTGGGCATCACACAAACATCAGCCCAATTGGTTGATCCTACATATACTGGACTTGCAACGATGAACTACTACTTCCTGATTGTTTCGACATTTGTTTTAGTTGTTGTCGCAACTTGGGTAACAGGTAAATTCGTAGAACCTCGCTTTGGTAAGTACAGCGGGAAAATTGAAGTCGCTGAACCACTTACAGCTCTAGAAAACAAGGGGCTTCGCTGGGCAGGGGTTGTTACATTAGCATACATCATTGTAATGGCGATTTTAGTAGTACCGGAATCAGGGCTACTGCGTAATCCGGAAGATAACGGCTTTTTAAACTCACCGTTTATGACGGGTATCGTACCGATTATGCTGTTCTTCTTCTTACTACCGGGCTTAACTTACGGTATCGTTACGAAAAAAGTAAAATCGGACCGTGATGTAGCAGAACAAATGTTTAAATCAATCGGTGACCTTTCTTCATTCATCGTATTGGCATTCGTAGCATCACAAATGATTGCCTACTTCGGATGGAGTAACATTGGACCGATCTTAGCAATTAAAGGCGCAGAGTTTTTACAAAATATGAACTTTACCGGCGCACCAATGTTTATCGGCTTCATTATCATTTGTGCATTCATCAACTTACTGATCGCAAGTGCATCGGCTAAATGGGCATTACTTGCTCCAATCTTTGTACCGATGTTCATGTACTTAAACTATTCACCGGCTGTAACACAAATGGCGTACCGTGTAGGGGATTCGATTACAAACCCGATTACACCGATGCTTGCATACTTTGCGATTTTACTAGCATTTGCTCGACGCTACGATAAAAATATCGGAATTGGTACATTAATTTCAGCGTTACTGCCTTACTCAGTATTCTTCGCGATTATGTGGATTGTTTTATTCGCAATCTGGTTCTTACTTGGACTGCCACTAGGACCTGGCGACGGCATTTACTTGAAATAA
- a CDS encoding UDP-glucose 6-dehydrogenase: MLQLFFNDDHLISITGDQDILSKVPENYKHYDLIKIRSELVTTEHLVEAFEFALRKKDTGAVHAAAYYAKLKNMYVQKKRALTNN, from the coding sequence ATGCTACAACTATTTTTTAACGACGATCATTTAATTTCAATTACGGGGGATCAGGATATTTTATCGAAAGTGCCTGAAAACTATAAGCATTACGATTTAATCAAAATCAGAAGTGAATTGGTTACTACAGAACATTTAGTGGAGGCATTCGAATTTGCTTTACGCAAAAAGGATACAGGGGCAGTACATGCAGCGGCCTACTACGCTAAATTGAAAAATATGTACGTTCAGAAAAAGCGTGCACTTACTAATAACTAA